One segment of Primulina tabacum isolate GXHZ01 chromosome 6, ASM2559414v2, whole genome shotgun sequence DNA contains the following:
- the LOC142549345 gene encoding malate dehydrogenase, chloroplastic-like produces MATTTFSIRSTASSGPQIGVLSQSKALSSYLYSTKTMNCASQSSFLGGVSHTSLKYSCSPKALDHNQRSYNYVQPSAAYKVAILGAGGGIGQPLSLLVKMSQLVSTLNLYDVANVKGVATDLSHCNTPSGVADFTGSSELADSLKGVNVVVIPAGVPRKPGMTRDDLFTINANIVKTLVEAIAKNCPDALIHIISNPVNSTVPIAAEVLKQKGVYNPNKLFGVTALDVVRANTFVAEKKKVKLLDVDVPVIGGHSGITILPLLSKTKPATIFTDKEVEELTRRIQNAGTEVVDAKAGAGSATLSMAYAAARFVESSLRALDGDSDVYECSFIESDLTELPFFASRVKLGRDGVESVITSDLEGLSEYEQKALEALKPELKANIEKGLTFVKKPVSA; encoded by the coding sequence ATGGCAACGACCACCTTTTCGATTAGGTCTACCGCATCTTCTGGTCCCCAAATTGGTGTGCTTTCACAATCAAAGGCTTTAAGCAGCTATTTGTATTCTACCAAAACTATGAATTGTGCATCACAATCTTCATTCTTAGGTGGTGTAAGTCACACATCACTCAAGTACTCATGTTCTCCAAAAGCTCTAGATCATAATCAAAGATCATACAATTATGTTCAACCTTCTGCAGCCTATAAAGTAGCGATTCTTGGAGCCGGTGGTGGTATAGGCCAGCCACTTTCCCTTCTGGTCAAGATGTCACAACTAGTTTCGACATTGAATCTTTATGACGTAGCGAATGTAAAGGGTGTTGCTACTGACCTCAGTCACTGCAACACACCCTCTGGAGTTGCTGATTTCACGGGCTCATCTGAGTTGGCTGATTCTTTAAAGGGTGTAAATGTTGTAGTCATACCTGCTGGTGTTCCACGAAAGCCGGGTATGACCAGAGATGATCTTTTTACTATAAACGCTAATATAGTCAAGACTTTAGTCGAGGCCATTGCTAAAAACTGCCCCGACGCTTTGATCCACATTATTAGCAATCCCGTCAACTCAACGGTCCCTATAGCAGCAGAAGTCTTGAAGCAGAAAGGGGTGTATAACCCAAATAAGCTCTTTGGTGTTACAGCTCTCGATGTCGTAAGAGCTAATACGTTTGTTGCTGAGAAGAAAAAGGTGAAGCTTCTGGATGTTGATGTCCCTGTCATCGGTGGCCATTCTGGTATCACTATTTTGCCCCTTTTGTCGAAAACGAAACCCGCCACTATTTTCACTGATAAAGAAGTGGAAGAGCTTACGCGGAGGATTCAAAATGCTGGGACGGAAGTCGTGGATGCTAAGGCTGGGGCTGGATCTGCCACTCTTTCAATGGCATATGCTGCAGCACGATTCGTCGAGTCGTCTCTCCGCGCTCTTGATGGCGATAGTGATGTCTACGAATGCTCGTTTATTGAGTCTGATTTGACCGAGCTTCCCTTTTTTGCATCCAGGGTGAAGCTTGGAAGAGACGGAGTTGAGTCAGTGATCACATCAGATCTCGAAGGATTATCCGAATACGAACAGAAGGCTTTGGAAGCTCTTAAGCCTGAGCTTAAGGCCAATATCGAAAAGGGCTTGACTTTTGTTAAGAAACCTGTGAGTGCATAA
- the LOC142550235 gene encoding secreted RxLR effector protein 161-like, which produces MEMETVDETYYKQLVGSLMYLIATRPDTMFVTCLISRYMAKPMEIHLQAAKRALRYLKGTVNYGIHYRKGGDGGLLAFTDNDYAGDMEDMKRTYGYVFLMSSSVVSWCSKNHPIGTLSTTEAEFVATVVCSCQGVWMKRILKELGHFDGDCITVMNLTKERTIELVHCGSQDQVEDIMTKPLKLEVFRKLQKLLGIPTGTRWWLAGLQLEKQQKRRQFDDAPVCVTHGGEDDDCGREGCAA; this is translated from the exons ATGGAAATGGAGACTGTTGATGAGACGTACTACAAGCAACTGGTGGGTAGTTTGATGTATCTCATTGCCACGAGACCTGACACGATGTTTGTTACTTGTCTCATAAGTAGATATATGGCAAAACCAATGGAGATTCATCTACAGGCAGCTAAGAGAGCACTTCGATACTTGAAAGGGACTGTGAACTATGGAATTCATTATAGGAAAGGAGGAGACGGTGGGTTGTTGGCGTTTACGGATAATGACTACGCTGGAGATATGGAAGACATGAAGAGAACATATGGTTAcgtgtttttaatgagttcaaGTGTTGTTTCATGGTGTTCAAAAAATCATCCTATTGGGACTTTATCAACCACAGAAGCTGAGTTTGTAGCAACTGTAGTTTGTTCTTGTCAAGGAGTCTGGATGAAGAGAATTTTAAAGGAGCTGGGACATTTTGATGGAGACTGTATTACTGTGAT GAATCTTACGAAGGAGAGAACAATTGAATTAGTTCATTGTGGGAGTCAGGATCAGGTGGAAGACATAATGACCAAACCATTGAAGCTTGAAGTTTTTCGGAAGCTTCAAAAGCTATTGGGA ATCCCAACAGGAACGAGGTGGTGGCTGGCCGGTTTGCAGTTGGAGAAGCAGCAGAAACGACGACAGTTTGATGATGCACCAGTGTGCGTCACGCATGGAGGTGAGGATGATGATTGCGGCCGTGAGGGTTGCGCTGCATAG
- the LOC142550237 gene encoding uncharacterized protein LOC142550237: MANKMRIYGEDMKDVKVGEKILRSLTEKFNYVVCSIEESNDIDALTEEEVVVPIDEEEEGEVEQTSTNQLWSVTDAINLDIFEFDKEEEMLLMSYVELYEAKREDAWFLDSGCSHHMCGDQTMFNELNENFRHSVKLGNNTRMDVMGNGSVKLLLDGVNHVVAEVYYIPELRNNLLSIGLLQERGLTILIKGGMCKIFHPRKGLIIQTNMSANWMFISCCLSLKLPLKYI; encoded by the exons ATGGCCAACAAGATGCGAATTTATGGAGAAGATATGAAAGATGTTAAAGTGGGAGAGAAAATTCTACGCTCTTTAACTGAGAAGTTCAACTATGTTGTATGTTCTATTGAAGAGTCAAATGACATTGATGCTCTTACT GAGGAAGAGGTTGTGGTACCTATAGACGAAGAGGAAGAGGGAGAGGTCGAGCAGACTTCAACAAATCAACTGTGGAGTGTTACCGATGCCATCAACTTGGACATTTTTG AATTTGATAAGGAAGAAGAAATGCTTTTGATGTCTTATGTGGAGTTGTATGAGGCTAAAAGAGAAGATGCATGGTTCCTTGATTCAGGGTGTTCACATCACATGTGCGGCGATCAAACTATGTTCAATGAACTCAATGAAAATTTTCGACATTCGGTAAAATTGGGAAACAACACTAGGATGGATGTGATGGGAAATGGAAGTGTGAAGCTGCTGCTGGATGGAGTCAATCATGTTGTTGCTGAAGTTTACTATATTCCAGAATTGAGAAATAATCTCTTGAGCATAGGGCTGTTGCAAGAAAGAGGCTTGACTATTTTGATTAAGGGAGGGATGTGCAAGATATTTCATCCAAGGAAGGGTTTGATAATTCAAACCAACATGAGTGCCAATTGGATGTTTATATCTTGTTGCCTCAGTCTGAAGCTTCCTCTCAAGTACATCTGA
- the LOC142549346 gene encoding cyclic dof factor 1-like, whose translation MKEAKEPELKLFGRKIVLPENGGDATGEEYSDEDKSKRVDCEEERSSGEISETKFEEDQTSDAEEESRNLIPVSETDDNPKTPSIDEDFVSTNHPKTDDGQIDETNTQEKTMKKPDKILPCPRCNSMDTKFCYYNNYNVSQPRHFCKSCQRYWTAGGTMRNLPVGAGRRKNKNSASNFRHLTISEALYSSVIDGYNGFHQKTFKPNGAVLSFGPESPLSKSMASGLKIEDKSMPKSNRGSVSCGNGDSADDPSIGSSVKTSGSVANGGENGLQQHPLMLNINHFQSPLPCIPGFPWQLSWNPAVPLPTIFTHPGFPMPFYPSPYLNYGAPPNSWNFPCISVQPPTVNQNTPSCSPSSPLGKHSRNGELLNPSSSEIEHNFRQKNSDSSIVVPKTLRIDDPEEAAKSSIWATLGIKYDSTSRKGLFKALQPKCDPKATMANASPVLMQANPAALSRSINFQESV comes from the exons ATGAAGGAGGCGAAGGAGCCGGAGTTAAAGCTGTTCGGCCGGAAAATCGTGCTGCCGGAGAACGGGGGCGATGCCACCGGGGAGGAATATTCCGATGAAGATAAGAGCAAGCGGGTCGATTGCGAAGAG GAGCGATCGTCAGGGGAAATCTCTGAGACTAAGTTCGAAGAGGACCAAACTTCAGACGCAGAGGAAGAATCTCGGAATCTTATTCCGGTGTCTGAGACAGATGACAATCCGAAAACTCCCTCAATCGACGAAGATTTCGTGTCGACGAATCATCCCAAGACTGACGACGGGCAGATCGATGAAACGAATACGCAGGAGAAGACTATGAAGAAGCCTGACAAGATCCTGCCGTGCCCGCGTTGCAATAGCATGGACACTAAATTCTGTTACTACAACAACTACAATGTTAGCCAACCTCGTCACTTTTGCAAGAGCTGTCAGAGGTACTGGACCGCTGGAGGGACGATGAGGAACCTTCCGGTGGGGGCTGGTAGAAGGAAGAACAAGAATTCAGCCTCAAATTTTCGCCACCTGACGATTTCTGAAGCCCTCTATTCATCTGTGATTGATGGTTATAATGGATTTCATCAGAAGACATTTAAACCGAATGGTGCGGTGCTGTCCTTTGGTCCTGAATCGCCGTTGTCTAAATCCATGGCTTCTGGTTTGAAAATTGAGGATAAAAGCATGCCAAAATCAAATCGAGGATCGGTTTCTTGTGGAAATGGTGATAGTGCTGATGATCCATCTATTGGATCCTCTGTCAAAACTTCAGGTTCAGTGGCAAATGGAGGCGAAAACGGATTGCAACAACACCCGCTGATGCTAAATATTAACCATTTTCAATCTCCTCTTCCATGTATTCCAGGGTTCCCATGGCAGTTGTCCTGGAATCCAGCAGTTCCGCTACCAACCATTTTCACACATCCCGGATTTCCGATGCCTTTCTATCCTTCACCGTATTTGAACTATGGGGCGCCGCCTAATTCTTGGAACTTTCCATGTATTTCGGTGCAACCTCCTACCGTGAATCAAAACACACCAAGTTGTAGCCCGAGTTCGCCTCTTGGCAAGCATTCAAGAAACGGGGAATTACTTAATCCAAGCAGTTCAGAGATTGAACACAATTTTAGACAGAAGAACTCAGATAGCTCAATTGTGGTACCGAAAACGTTGAGGATCGATGATCCTGAGGAAGCTGCAAAGAGTTCTATATGGGCAACATTGGGAATCAAGTATGACTCCACAAGTAGGAAAGGTCTTTTTAAGGCCTTGCAACCAAAGTGTGACCCGAAGGCGACTATGGCTAACGCCTCGCCGGTGTTAATGCAAGCCAATCCGGCAGCATTGTCTCGGTCCATCAATTTTCAAGAGAGTGTCTGA